A region from the Populus trichocarpa isolate Nisqually-1 chromosome 18, P.trichocarpa_v4.1, whole genome shotgun sequence genome encodes:
- the LOC112325837 gene encoding protein ALP1-like, with product MATTGDSSKPTTPNPTTKKRKPRKPKLTTATAQHVISILNTASSAAHSFLSQNDLYLLPSQSLQLESLLSSLPPPFSQFPSQPSLFHRFVSSATLDFDQRWVQFFRLSRPNFYRLLSLLSPSLVFFLPSTIPPETALASALFRLAHGACYKTVARKFGLDSSEASCLAFYSVCKAVNDKLGDLFEFRRDLERIVVGFGWISLPNCCGALGFGRFGVDGEVFGRNGSILVQALVDSEGRFLDISAGWPSSMEPVAIFRQTRLYLGVEDSRESELLKGPTYMLSDGCSIPQYVMGDSCFPLLPWLLTPYSEQDSFGSAEREFNVAHSRAMKLVSTAFGRVKARWQLLARRWKEDSLEFLPFVIVMGCVLHNFLIKWGEPLPEESVGGCLKGEELLVFEGEGDETGQTIRDALAQHLSLASMRK from the coding sequence ATGGCCACCACCGGCGACTCCTCCAAACCCACCACCCCAAACCCCACCACCAAGAAACGCAAACCCAGAAAACCCAAACTCACCACTGCCACCGCACAACACGTCATTTCCATCCTCAACACCGCCTCATCAGCAGCCCACTCGTTCCTTTCCCAAAACGACCTCTACCTCCTCCCTTCCCAGTCCCTCCAGCTAGAATCCCTCCTCTCCTCCCTCCCCCCTCCCTTCTCGCAGTTCCCTTCACAACCCTCCCTTTTCCACCGCTTCGTTTCATCCGCCACCTTAGATTTTGACCAACGTTGGGTCCAATTCTTTCGCCTCTCAAGACCCAATTTTTACCGCCTCCtttctctcctttctccttCCCTCGTTTTCTTTCTTCCATCCACAATCCCTCCAGAAACAGCTCTTGCATCCGCCCTTTTCCGCCTCGCCCACGGCGCGTGTTATAAAACTGTGGCGCGTAAGTTTGGTCTGGACTCCTCTGAGGCGTCCTGCCTTGCGTTTTATTCAGTTTGTAAAGCTGTGAATGATAAACTTGGGGACTTGTTTGAGTTTCGCCGTGATTTGGAGAGAATTGTGGTGGGCTTTGGGTGGATTTCGCTCCCAAATTGCTGTGGTGCTTTGGGGTTTGGGAGGTTTGGGGTTGATGGAGAGGTTTTTGGGAGAAATGGGTCAATATTGGTTCAGGCTTTAGTGGATTCTGAAGGGAGGTTTTTGGATATTTCTGCAGGGTGGCCTAGTAGTATGGAGCCAGTAGCGATTTTTAGACAAACTAGACTTTATTTGGGTGTTGAGGATTCAAGGGAGTCGGAGTTGTTAAAAGGGCCAACTTATATGCTAAGCGATGGCTGTTCAATCCCTCAGTATGTAATGGGAGATTCTTGTTTCCCATTATTGCCTTGGTTGTTAACTCCTTACAGTGAGCAGGATAGTTTTGGTTCAGCGGAGAGAGAGTTCAATGTGGCACATAGTAGAGCAATGAAGTTGGTTAGTACTGCGTTTGGGAGAGTTAAGGCGAGGTGGCAACTTTTGGCAAGGAGGTGGAAAGAGGATAGTTTGGAGTTTTTGCCTTTTGTGATTGTTATGGGGTGTGTATTGCATAATTTCTTGATTAAGTGGGGTGAGCCATTGCCGGAGGAGAGTGTGGGTGGGTGCTTAAAAGGGGAAGAATTGCTGGTTTTTGAGGGAGAGGGAGATGAGACTGGGCAGACGATTAGGGATGCACTTGCACAGCACTTGAGTCTGGCCAGTATGAGGAAATGA
- the LOC112325836 gene encoding uncharacterized protein LOC112325836 isoform X2, whose protein sequence is MSSSSPASIAKLKVAGTWAGLLEVETENWTVPMLREEIAKRSNMGTESINLIFAGKVLKDCTSEDKSSLSQLGIKNNSKILACRVSVEEGKTLKSELLADDERNRRLARIRAAVTALSKRHADGALPIEDFDIELEDQSGKKVHFSETDRLAIMTGLMLHTSGKRFIRKQMFTDALEVLTMGELVDNIPILQIDMVWCYFMLRDIAWIAVAGLRLKKAREGLERAHGKDSSRFRLLQAGRTSELALYLRLELLEGVVAYHSGQFNKSRKFLASAQEKFFQLQVPDEALSLVMSMGFGEWDAKRALRMSNQDIQSAVNFLVVEREKREQKREDDIRRRNEIMQQKRYGVTPLKKAVDLQRLTEVVSIGFEKELAAEALRKNENDTQKALDDLTNPEANTALQRNIELRKRRRQQRATDATIERLVSMGFERSRVIGAVQAGGSLEQAMHQLLTHSRADTTVAAENSANAHVSAVNNNASAPDSTPTDLALDNLDPDALDIDCSNEGPSAAEIEQRDVEMEGEIADELARGDALSDYDIEVAKEGEAINEYLALLASADGTSSSQSSQ, encoded by the exons atgtcttcttcttctcctgctTCAATTGCAAAGCTGAAGGTAGCAGGGACATGGGCAGGACTGTTAGAGGTAGAAACAGAGAATTGGACTGTGCCCATGTTGAGAGAAGAGATTGCAAAGAGATCAAACATGGGTACTGAGTCGATCAACCTAATTTTTGCTGGCAAAGTTTTGAAAGACTGTACTAGTGAGGACAAAAGCAGTCTTTCTCAGCTGggtattaaaaataactctAAAATTCTTGCTTGTCGTGTCTCTGTTGAGGAGGGTAAAACTTTAAAGAGTGAATTGTTGGCTGATGATGAAAGGAACCGTAGACTTGCTCGTATTAG GGCAGCTGTTACTGCATTGTCCAAGAGGCATGCAGATGGTGCATTACCTATAGAAGACTTCGATATTGAACTTGAAGATCAGAGTGGGAAGAAAGTGCACTTTTCTGAGACTGATAGACT GGCAATAATGACAGGTCTGATGCTCCATACAAGTGGAAAGCGATTTATCAGAAAGCAAATGTTTACTGATGCACTAGAAGTTCTTACTATGGGAGAG CTTGTTGACAATATTCCAATACTGCAAATAGACATGGTCTGGTGTTACTTCATGCTCCGAGATATTGCCTGGATTGCAGTGGCAGGATTACGCCTCAAAAAGGCTAGAGAAGGACTTGAGCGTGCTCATGGAAAGGACTCCTCCCGATTCAGACTGCTTCAAGCTGGTCGTACTTCAGAGCTCGCATT ATATTTGCGATTGGAATTGTTGGAAGGAGTGGTGGCTTATCACAGTGGCCAGTTCAACAAATCTAGGAAGTTCTTGGCTTCTGCACAAGAAAAGTTCTTCCAG CTACAAGTGCCAGATGAAGCCTTATCACTTGTCATGAGCATGGGCTTTGGGGAATGGGATGCAAAACGAGCATTAAGAATGAGCAATCAGGATATTCAGAGTgctgttaattttcttgtagtGGAAAGGGAAAAGAGAGAACAGAAAAGGGAAGATGACATTCGTCGAAGAAATGAAATAATGCAA CAGAAACGGTATGGAGTTACACCCTTAAAGAAAGCTGTGGATCTCCAAAGACTGACAGAGGTGGTCTCCATAGG GTTTGAGAAGGAGCTAGCTGCTGAAGCTCTTCGAAAAAATGAGAATGATACTCAAAAAGCATTGGATGACTTGACAAATCCAGAAGCTAATACTGCACTTCAG CGTAATATAGAATTGAGGAAAAGGAGAAGACAGCAACGAGCCACTGATGCCACCATTGAACGGCTTGTGTCCATGGGCTTTGAAAGATCAAGAG TGATTGGTGCTGTCCAAGCTGGTGGTTCTTTAGAGCAAGCCATGCATCAACTGCTCACACATTCCAGAGCAGATACCACTGTTGCTGCTGAAAACAGTGCAAATGCTCATGTTTCAGCTGTTAACAATAATGCTAGTGCTCCTGATTCAACTCCTACCGACCTTGCTCTGGATAATCTGGATCCAGATGCCCTGGATATTGATTGTAGTAATGAAGGTCCATCAGCTGCTGAAATTGAACAGCGGGATGTGGAGATGGAGGGTGAAATTGCTGATGAACTAGCGAGAGGCGATGCATTGTCTGATTATGACATTGAAGTAGCCAAAGAAGGGGAGGCCATCAATGAGTACCTCGCTTTGCTGGCGTCAGCGGATGGCACTTCGTCTTCCCAATCTTCCCAGTAA
- the LOC112325836 gene encoding uncharacterized protein LOC112325836 isoform X1, whose product MSSSSPASIAKLKVAGTWAGLLEVETENWTVPMLREEIAKRSNMGTESINLIFAGKVLKDCTSEDKSSLSQLGIKNNSKILACRVSVEEGKTLKSELLADDERNRRLARIRAAVTALSKRHADGALPIEDFDIELEDQSGKKVHFSETDRLAIMTGLMLHTSGKRFIRKQMFTDALEVLTMGEEAFSLCNPKSIELVDNIPILQIDMVWCYFMLRDIAWIAVAGLRLKKAREGLERAHGKDSSRFRLLQAGRTSELALYLRLELLEGVVAYHSGQFNKSRKFLASAQEKFFQLQVPDEALSLVMSMGFGEWDAKRALRMSNQDIQSAVNFLVVEREKREQKREDDIRRRNEIMQQKRYGVTPLKKAVDLQRLTEVVSIGFEKELAAEALRKNENDTQKALDDLTNPEANTALQRNIELRKRRRQQRATDATIERLVSMGFERSRVIGAVQAGGSLEQAMHQLLTHSRADTTVAAENSANAHVSAVNNNASAPDSTPTDLALDNLDPDALDIDCSNEGPSAAEIEQRDVEMEGEIADELARGDALSDYDIEVAKEGEAINEYLALLASADGTSSSQSSQ is encoded by the exons atgtcttcttcttctcctgctTCAATTGCAAAGCTGAAGGTAGCAGGGACATGGGCAGGACTGTTAGAGGTAGAAACAGAGAATTGGACTGTGCCCATGTTGAGAGAAGAGATTGCAAAGAGATCAAACATGGGTACTGAGTCGATCAACCTAATTTTTGCTGGCAAAGTTTTGAAAGACTGTACTAGTGAGGACAAAAGCAGTCTTTCTCAGCTGggtattaaaaataactctAAAATTCTTGCTTGTCGTGTCTCTGTTGAGGAGGGTAAAACTTTAAAGAGTGAATTGTTGGCTGATGATGAAAGGAACCGTAGACTTGCTCGTATTAG GGCAGCTGTTACTGCATTGTCCAAGAGGCATGCAGATGGTGCATTACCTATAGAAGACTTCGATATTGAACTTGAAGATCAGAGTGGGAAGAAAGTGCACTTTTCTGAGACTGATAGACT GGCAATAATGACAGGTCTGATGCTCCATACAAGTGGAAAGCGATTTATCAGAAAGCAAATGTTTACTGATGCACTAGAAGTTCTTACTATGGGAGAG GAGGCTTTCTCTCTATGCAATCCCAAGTCCATTGAA CTTGTTGACAATATTCCAATACTGCAAATAGACATGGTCTGGTGTTACTTCATGCTCCGAGATATTGCCTGGATTGCAGTGGCAGGATTACGCCTCAAAAAGGCTAGAGAAGGACTTGAGCGTGCTCATGGAAAGGACTCCTCCCGATTCAGACTGCTTCAAGCTGGTCGTACTTCAGAGCTCGCATT ATATTTGCGATTGGAATTGTTGGAAGGAGTGGTGGCTTATCACAGTGGCCAGTTCAACAAATCTAGGAAGTTCTTGGCTTCTGCACAAGAAAAGTTCTTCCAG CTACAAGTGCCAGATGAAGCCTTATCACTTGTCATGAGCATGGGCTTTGGGGAATGGGATGCAAAACGAGCATTAAGAATGAGCAATCAGGATATTCAGAGTgctgttaattttcttgtagtGGAAAGGGAAAAGAGAGAACAGAAAAGGGAAGATGACATTCGTCGAAGAAATGAAATAATGCAA CAGAAACGGTATGGAGTTACACCCTTAAAGAAAGCTGTGGATCTCCAAAGACTGACAGAGGTGGTCTCCATAGG GTTTGAGAAGGAGCTAGCTGCTGAAGCTCTTCGAAAAAATGAGAATGATACTCAAAAAGCATTGGATGACTTGACAAATCCAGAAGCTAATACTGCACTTCAG CGTAATATAGAATTGAGGAAAAGGAGAAGACAGCAACGAGCCACTGATGCCACCATTGAACGGCTTGTGTCCATGGGCTTTGAAAGATCAAGAG TGATTGGTGCTGTCCAAGCTGGTGGTTCTTTAGAGCAAGCCATGCATCAACTGCTCACACATTCCAGAGCAGATACCACTGTTGCTGCTGAAAACAGTGCAAATGCTCATGTTTCAGCTGTTAACAATAATGCTAGTGCTCCTGATTCAACTCCTACCGACCTTGCTCTGGATAATCTGGATCCAGATGCCCTGGATATTGATTGTAGTAATGAAGGTCCATCAGCTGCTGAAATTGAACAGCGGGATGTGGAGATGGAGGGTGAAATTGCTGATGAACTAGCGAGAGGCGATGCATTGTCTGATTATGACATTGAAGTAGCCAAAGAAGGGGAGGCCATCAATGAGTACCTCGCTTTGCTGGCGTCAGCGGATGGCACTTCGTCTTCCCAATCTTCCCAGTAA
- the LOC18111050 gene encoding protein OS-9 homolog isoform X2 yields the protein MFMQQPNDHSLAFYVNDDDQESIVIPNKNGENYLCFLPKVEKAKSEKPITQLNISSMIVETEERVKLKTPDELLEVLKGSCFVRQEGWWSYELCYQNKIRQFHVEDEKEKAVQEFILGVYDEEATAAFNQNLSDISTLKDHRSKDASQRYHAHQYTNGTICDLTNEPRETEVRFVCSEPRAMISSVIELSTCKYALTVQSPMLCKHPLFQEERPVWHTINCNLLPKDYKEAKPDEVETEDEQIFMVSDVESSNYDSDE from the exons ATGTTCATGCAACAACCTAATGACCATTCTTTGGCTTTCTATGTGAAT GATGATGACCAGGAGTCAATAGTTATACCCAACAAAAATGGTGAGAATTATTTATGCTTCTTGCCTAAGGTGGAGAAAGCCAAGAGTGAAAAACCAATTACTCAGCTAAATATAAGCAGCATGATTGTGGAAACTGAGGAACGGGTTAAATTGAAGACACCAGATGAGCTGCTTGAAGTATTGAAAGGCTCATGCTTTGTCAGA CAAGAGGGTTGGTGGTCTTATGAGTTATGCTATCAGAATAAAATAAGGCAATTCCATGTGGAggatgaaaaggaaaag GCTGTCCAAGAATTTATCTTGGGTGTGTATGATGAAGAAGCCACGGCTGCATTCAACCAGAATCTTTCTGACATTTCTACATTGAAGGATCATCGTTCAAAAGATGCATCTCAAAG GTATCATGCTCATCAGTATACAAATGGAACCATATGTGATCTTACAAATGAGCCACGAGAAACTGAG GTGAGATTTGTATGCTCAGAGCCCAGAGCTATGATTAGTTCTGTCATTGAGCTATCCACGTGCAAGTATGCTCTTACAGTGCAGTCTCCAATGCTTTGCAAGCACCC ATTGTTTCAAGAAGAGAGACCAGTGTGGCACACCATTAATTGCAACCTTCTTCCCAAGGATTACAAAGAAGCTAAGCCAGATGAAGTCGAAACCGAAGATGAGCAGATTTTTATGGTGTCTGACGTTGAATCATCTAACTATGATTCAGATGAATAA
- the LOC18111050 gene encoding protein OS-9 homolog isoform X1, translating to MRFLWLIVVLYTVCNHVLADQIFPGHVGATFRSSREPKYQIDFHSEDSPFLPDDDQESIVIPNKNGENYLCFLPKVEKAKSEKPITQLNISSMIVETEERVKLKTPDELLEVLKGSCFVRQEGWWSYELCYQNKIRQFHVEDEKEKAVQEFILGVYDEEATAAFNQNLSDISTLKDHRSKDASQRYHAHQYTNGTICDLTNEPRETEVRFVCSEPRAMISSVIELSTCKYALTVQSPMLCKHPLFQEERPVWHTINCNLLPKDYKEAKPDEVETEDEQIFMVSDVESSNYDSDE from the exons ATGAGATTTTTGTGGTTAATTGTGGTGTTATACACTGTATGCAACCATGTTTTAGCTGATCAGATCTTCCCTGGTCATGTAG GTGCTACATTTCGCAGTTCTCGTGAACCTAAATATCAGATCGACTTTCATTCAGAAGactctccttttcttcct GATGATGACCAGGAGTCAATAGTTATACCCAACAAAAATGGTGAGAATTATTTATGCTTCTTGCCTAAGGTGGAGAAAGCCAAGAGTGAAAAACCAATTACTCAGCTAAATATAAGCAGCATGATTGTGGAAACTGAGGAACGGGTTAAATTGAAGACACCAGATGAGCTGCTTGAAGTATTGAAAGGCTCATGCTTTGTCAGA CAAGAGGGTTGGTGGTCTTATGAGTTATGCTATCAGAATAAAATAAGGCAATTCCATGTGGAggatgaaaaggaaaag GCTGTCCAAGAATTTATCTTGGGTGTGTATGATGAAGAAGCCACGGCTGCATTCAACCAGAATCTTTCTGACATTTCTACATTGAAGGATCATCGTTCAAAAGATGCATCTCAAAG GTATCATGCTCATCAGTATACAAATGGAACCATATGTGATCTTACAAATGAGCCACGAGAAACTGAG GTGAGATTTGTATGCTCAGAGCCCAGAGCTATGATTAGTTCTGTCATTGAGCTATCCACGTGCAAGTATGCTCTTACAGTGCAGTCTCCAATGCTTTGCAAGCACCC ATTGTTTCAAGAAGAGAGACCAGTGTGGCACACCATTAATTGCAACCTTCTTCCCAAGGATTACAAAGAAGCTAAGCCAGATGAAGTCGAAACCGAAGATGAGCAGATTTTTATGGTGTCTGACGTTGAATCATCTAACTATGATTCAGATGAATAA
- the LOC18111050 gene encoding protein OS-9 homolog isoform X3, with product MFMQQPNDHSLAFYDDDQESIVIPNKNGENYLCFLPKVEKAKSEKPITQLNISSMIVETEERVKLKTPDELLEVLKGSCFVRQEGWWSYELCYQNKIRQFHVEDEKEKAVQEFILGVYDEEATAAFNQNLSDISTLKDHRSKDASQRYHAHQYTNGTICDLTNEPRETEVRFVCSEPRAMISSVIELSTCKYALTVQSPMLCKHPLFQEERPVWHTINCNLLPKDYKEAKPDEVETEDEQIFMVSDVESSNYDSDE from the exons ATGTTCATGCAACAACCTAATGACCATTCTTTGGCTTTCTAT GATGATGACCAGGAGTCAATAGTTATACCCAACAAAAATGGTGAGAATTATTTATGCTTCTTGCCTAAGGTGGAGAAAGCCAAGAGTGAAAAACCAATTACTCAGCTAAATATAAGCAGCATGATTGTGGAAACTGAGGAACGGGTTAAATTGAAGACACCAGATGAGCTGCTTGAAGTATTGAAAGGCTCATGCTTTGTCAGA CAAGAGGGTTGGTGGTCTTATGAGTTATGCTATCAGAATAAAATAAGGCAATTCCATGTGGAggatgaaaaggaaaag GCTGTCCAAGAATTTATCTTGGGTGTGTATGATGAAGAAGCCACGGCTGCATTCAACCAGAATCTTTCTGACATTTCTACATTGAAGGATCATCGTTCAAAAGATGCATCTCAAAG GTATCATGCTCATCAGTATACAAATGGAACCATATGTGATCTTACAAATGAGCCACGAGAAACTGAG GTGAGATTTGTATGCTCAGAGCCCAGAGCTATGATTAGTTCTGTCATTGAGCTATCCACGTGCAAGTATGCTCTTACAGTGCAGTCTCCAATGCTTTGCAAGCACCC ATTGTTTCAAGAAGAGAGACCAGTGTGGCACACCATTAATTGCAACCTTCTTCCCAAGGATTACAAAGAAGCTAAGCCAGATGAAGTCGAAACCGAAGATGAGCAGATTTTTATGGTGTCTGACGTTGAATCATCTAACTATGATTCAGATGAATAA